The genomic interval TTTATACATCTTAGTTTTTTATATCTTGCAAATTGGGAGTTGGGGGATGCAGAAGAGCTAAAAGGGGGAAAGACTTATTCAGTGTCTACCATGTGCCAtatgttattttacataattattacATCAGCTTTCATGTGACAGGTAGTACtgctattttacagaaaaggaaggtcAAGATCATAGAAATCATATCACTAGTTTAGGATTACTGCAGAGTCTAGATTTGTACTGAGGCCTCTTCTGACTTTAAGGTCGTATCTTCTCTAccactttctctcctttcctaacTGCTTAATCATGAGGACCAAATGAGATAACAGatgtgaaagcactttgaaaatgtaaaaatacgtTACTTCAAAGCCAGAGATTACTATTTCTGTTGGTTGCAGTCAAGGCCACTATGTAAAAGGCAGGCCTGgtgaaaaatacaaatgtgagGCTCCTTGTTCAAAATTGATGATGACTCTCAAGATGGCACAGCAGAGATTACAAGTAGGGGACCCATGAGCACAGCTGTGGTAACAGCAGAGTTATTGATATAAGGACAATCAAATTGAGCTTGTAggaaattttttagaaaaatagaaatattcttagaaaataaacattcctAGGGCAACTGTGTGActccattggttgagtgtccaccttcggctcagtcatgatctcatggttcaggagtttgagccccgcgtcaaactgtgctgctttggattctgcatctccctctctgcccctccaccactcacgctctgtctctatctctcaaaaatgaatagatgttaaaaaaaaaatagaagaaaaacattccttataatgaatattttaaaactccttttttctttcttgaaattcaCAAATGGTATaccatcatttaatttttttttggttaagtcatctctatacccaatgtgggactagaactcatgatcccctagatcaagagtcacatgctcttctgactgggccagccaagagcccccaattttttttagttaatataaCATCTTGGTTGTAatatcaaggaaaaataaaaggaaaataattttttaaatatctattttaatttataaatggttGGCCATGCCTGCACTAAATGATATGATGAAGTAATTAGATAGCTGTACNNNNNNNNNNNNNNNNNNNNNNNNNNNNNNNNNNNNNNNNNNNNNNNNNNNNNNNNNNNNNNNNNNNNNNNNNNNNNNNNNNNNNNNNNNNNNNNNNNNNCTTCAGTGACCAGAGGATGACAACCTCTTAGTTTGTACATTAAGAAAATCTTTAGAGAAATCAACTTTTGCCTGGAATTGAAGGagaaaagtaacaaaagaaaaaagtaatccCAAAGTTGggattataaatgaaattatacagcaATAAGAACTTGCAAATAAGATCATGCAAGTAGAGTCAGCAACTTGTAGTTAAGCactgaagaaaagtaaaaatatcagaaatgggCAAACTGAATTCTAGTTCTTAAATTCATGACAATAAATTTAAGTGTTACTTAATGAGGTTATAACTTACACTAAACTGCATGGATCTTAATTGTACAACTTGACAAGTCTTGACAAATGGATACATCTATGTTATCATCAGCCAAATCCAGCACTACTATCACCCAACAGTTTGCTCATGTTTCTTTCTCATTACTAACCCTGAGACAACCACTCTTCGGAATCCTATCACCATAGGTAAGTTTTCCATGCTATTGAACTTCACATAtatggaattatatagtatgcACTCTCTTGTCTGACATCTTTTACTTACAAATGATTTTGAGATTGTTGCATgatcagtagtttgttccttcttgttgctgagtcatattccattgtatgaatataccataatttattaattcacttGTGATGGACATTGGCTTGTTTCTAGCTTTGAgctgttatgaataaaactgctatgaacattcttgtgctgtatgtaaattatactttaatatagaaaacaatgaaaaattccaaaaacaaaagaaaatctatttttaggTAACATCTTTGGTGATCTGAATGCACAAAGAGGGAGGGCTAAGGCAAAAACAACAGTGAGGTGGTAAAGATTACGTATATATCACTCATTGTTAGCCACTTAAATGTGATCAGGAACACACAAATGGATTCAAACTGGATATGTATACTGACTAGAAAGCAAATGGAGAACACACTCATTTCCCAATACTAAACTGCCATGAATTCTAGAATCAGAGTTTGAGGCTTAAAGACATGAAGACTTGGAAATGAAGTTACTGTCTCAGAAGACATTCATAGGCTTACATGTATGAATCATGCATCCAGTTGCTATGGCTGGATCTGCAGTGCAAACCTCTGTTCTATTAGTGTTCTCAGCCTCAAGAAATGTGTGCTGAAATCAAGCCCTTAATAAGAAGGCCCACATTTCTAGAATTTTGTAGAAGAGttcatttatctcaaaataagtttaaatttcTAGGTTAAGTGGTCATTTTGAGGCAATGTCCCAATTGGTCTATCTAGAGCTGTAGGAAATAACCCAACATCACTAATAACTTTTCACTTTAATATATGTGCTCCCTACTTACCTCCTATAGTCTCCCAATTATAGAACaatcttttaaatatgaatagaATTATTACCTTGATGGAAATTAATCAAGATTATCAATTTTACCTTTATCTGTGTccttttgtaatatatttttcctattttcttttttttaatttttttgtatgttttttatttatttttgagagacagagagagatagtgtgagcaggggagggtcagagagagagggagatacagaatccaaagacaggctccaggctctgagctagctgtcagcacagagcccaacgcagggctcgaacccacgaactgtgagatcatgaccagagccgaagccggacgcttaactgactgaaccatccaggcgcccctattttttctattttcaatgactgataaaaataagttatataacattttaaatatttctccaacTTTTTGATTTGAAAAATGTCAAACCCACCattgaaatagaaatattaaaatggtaatactgccattaaaaaaaaggcacagtgaaaggtaaaaatattattaagttgtttccttttttgacaAGGGAATTTGAAAGACAAAATACATCAGCTATTATGGACTGCATCTGGAAGGAATTGGCACACTTTTCCATCCATCCGCCTGGAGGGGGCATCATACCCTAATTTCTAAAGAGTTGCTTGCTGATGCCCTAGGAGAAAGTTAAAATGAGGcgggagctggggggtgggggtgtagaGGAGAGAATAGGTAGATCCTTAGTTTATAGAAAGATCCCAAAGATACGGTGTCACTCAGAAAGGAAGCTTTCCGGGAGAACTTCAACAGTGACCTGGCTATAGAccagatttgcaaatgacatgaaaTTAGGGGGTAAAATTACTCATTAGAAATAATGATCCTCCAAATGCAGATAGATTAAAAGAATTAGCCTAATTTAATAGGATAAAAATATAGATACATGTAAAGTGTTAGAAACAAACTTCAATAAAGTGTAAcatgaatggggcacctgggtggctcagtcaggcatccgacttcggctcaggtcatgttctcacggttcatggtttggTGCATCAGGCGCTCCACTGACAGATggagcttgggattcttgctctttcctctttctctacccttgccctgcttgcgctttctcccattctcaaaatagattttaaaataattaaaaaataaagtgtaacaTGAAAAAGCCTAATTCACAGCACATGAATACTTTAAAATGGAAGTTAATATTTACTAcatattatatgccaggcattgtgcttggCATTTTCACACTCTAACCTGTATTAACTATGTTAATACTTGGAAtcttttagcacagtgcctggcacatagtaaactcCCAAATGTATGTTGTTATCCTCTCTACAACCTTATATTGACATTCTCCAAATACATCTTGGGAGAATATTAGCTTATAAGTATTATCTTCCCTCCATGATGGAcaaggaaaccaagactcagagaagGTATTTATTTTGGCTAATGTGATAGGTAGTAGCTTGTAAAACTGTGATTTAATCCCAATTTAAAGCTAGTGTGACTCCCTGTCTCTTCAGGCCACTAATAAGACAtctgggtatttattttaaaaaaatagcagctTACCTAAgtggtcctttttatttttatagaactaTTTCTTCCTGACCTGGTCTCAAAAGATTTACATTAACTATAAATCCTGAAAAAATGAAGCCCAAAAGTAGACATTTTTTCCTAATGTGGCTTGACAGAAACTCTTCAAGTCTTGAGAACTCCTGAGGTCAGAGGAAATGGATTAAAGTGGCCCTTCAGAGCTAAAACAAAGCATTTCAAGCAAACATGGAGAAAGTACTGCTCACAAGTGAAATAACTCCCATATATATAATGAATGGGTAAATATCATAACCGTCACATCCATAGTGTAGGACTTCAATTATATATTAACATTGAGGGAGGGTAAGTTGTTCTGAAGGGACAGTCCTCATCATCTCTGACACCGTCTCTTTGCCACATTAACCCTGTTTTCTTGTGTGCATGGCTGATTTGAGTATGTGAATTTGCTGAAAACATTCAAGAAACAATACTCCCTCCTTAGAGACCATGAGTTCCTCAATTGCAAAAACAACCTTCACCTTACTATCCCATAAAATCCTTAACATAATAAccattacaaaataataattgcTGCAAGATTGTACTGCAAGGCTACActaattttcaaaagtgaaatatgCTTCAAGTGGTGAGCATGAGTTGACTTGGCACAATGCTATAttcagattctttatttttccGTTGCCTGGCCAATTGTTAAAATTTAGAGCCTCTGTTAACATACACAAAATGGTATAATTGatgactgaaattttattttctgagctTCATGTACATTTGTgaaccaaaattataaaacacttaaaatattctagaaaaatatgAAGCTATAGATCCTAAATGTTAAgggactactttttttttctttttttgtttaagggactagttcattttttgttttaattttttttaagtagggcttcacacccagcacggagcacaatgcaaagcttgaactcacaaccctgagatcaagacctcaggtgaaatcaaaagttgggcacttaaccatctgagccacccaggcaccccaagcggACTACTTTAAATAACCAATATAATAACTATCACCCCCAGATCTATTCTACTTATATCCAGAAACTATGTTTTGCAAAGTACTGAGTATCTCTTAGGTACTCAAGGAAAAGTTGATAAAAGATATTTCATCTtaacttttctttatccattggcCTCTAGCTATACTTTACCCGTCTTAAATTTTAGCTAGATAACCCTGTCATAAAACCTCATGAGGAGAAAGTTGaaattttcacatgtattttatatgcTTTGAGATATTCAAGAAGTCTAGAACCATGCTGTCCtaggtaatttaaaatttacGAGTAGCCACATTTAAGGAAATGAATAGGGgagatttttattaatatatttaaccaATGTATCAAAAATACTACCATTTCAATATGCAATCAGTATAAAAAATtgaggtattttacattttttccatacttaatctttgaaatccagtgtgtattttatactcacAGCATATCTCAATATGgactagccatatttcaaggGCTCAGTTGCCATTGGTGGCTAATGGACAGCACATATCTAAAGTCTAATTCCCTTCTATTTCCAGTTTAATAGTCAcctgaaaatgtagaaaaacagcACATAAAAGTTGATCCAAAGTTAAGTTAAAATGGCAAGTGAAAAgctacatattatatttttaggctttcctaattatttaaacaagaaatttgcttttaagaaaggctttgtaaactttttaaaaaattttatttaatctttacacccaatgtaaggctcaaattcacaagtctgagatcaagagtcatattcttggggtgcctgggtggctcagttgacttcagctcaggtcatgatctcacagttcgtggcttcgagccccacgtcaggctctgtgctgacagttcagagcctggagcctgcttctgattctgtgtccctctctctgctcctcccctgcacatgaactgtctctcaaaaatagatattaaaaattaaaaaaggaaaattagtcatatgctttcctgactgagccagccaagcactccAAAGGGgtgttttttaagtcttttttcttctttttaagtaaggtctacacccaatgtggggctagaatttacaaccctgagatcaagagtcacgtgctttacaggctgagccagccaggtaccctagctttataaattttttacatCAATATTATAAATGTCTTGAAAACCATCTTCTTGCCATTACCTCATCAAGTCTCTCTTGGGTACtaggttattttattatttttttccatttgaattgttcattttctcattcagtaTTTATCTGGTAAAAACTATGTGCAAAATATGATAGAAGCAGTGAGAGATATAAAAGCTACCCCATCATCTCTGCTTTCGCAAAGTTTCCAAACTAGATAAAGAGTGAAAAACATGTGAAAATGTATCTTTGTATTTTACTGCATCATTgtattatttgtttgcttataatttccccccattttttttaattaaaaaaaattttttttatgtttgtttttcaaagagacacagcatgagcaggggaggtgcaatgagagggagacacagaatcgaaagcaggctccaagctctgagctgtcagcacagagcccaaagcggggttcaaactcaggaactgtgagatcatgacctgagccaaagttggacgcttaaccaactgagccacccagaagccccttcccCCAGTtgttaacaataaagaaaataactttatcttctttttgttaTCTTCTGAAGGCCTGACAGAATGCCTTGATATTTGTGGAATTCACTGTTAATGAATTATGTGTTATTTTCTAGAACAGAAGTCCCTGTAAGTACACCAAGTACTTGAGGAAAAAACTCATCTTCCCTAAGGGAAACAGAAAAACTGTTAAGGCAGAAGAGTTATCTATCAGGCCTTGAAAAATTTGACACAAATAGAAGGTGGCACGTTTGAAGGAGTAAGTTTTTACAGCTGAAAAAGTATGACAATAGAAGAGTTTATCTCTTATGACAGAAACTCTCTGAACATTTGCTTTTgcacaagcaaataaaaagaacctGAATGACCTGAGGATATCATTGACAGAGATAGAAATGGAAGCTTTAAGGAAGTGAAGGAAGTGGTGGTGCTGCACAAGCTATATGGAAAAAAGTGACATCATGAGGAAGCATTTTCAATTGTGAACTAAAGCAAAATAGCAACAACCCTCCCAACCTTGCAAGGTACAGAGGAGTGTGCCCTAGATTCTTTCTTTTGAGATAATGTCTATTGTATccatttttacaattttagtAATTCCATAATCTGcggttattttgaaaaatttcttcaCGCATTTATGGAcagggtaaaaaaagaaaagaaatctagcACAgtaacatgcttttattttaccaCGATGCacatacagaaagacaaatatcccaaTGGTACATTTCCAACTTGAAAGAGCAATCTCacaagtatttattatatttaaaaagagacacatCATTTACCAAGTTGTTACCAGGGTAAATTACCAAGAGAGACAATAAAGTCAAACATTTTTTGTAGGTTATTTTNNNNNNNNNNNNNNNNNNNNNNNNNNNNNNNNNNNNNNNNNNNNNNNNNNNNNNNNNNNNNNNNNNNNNNNNNNNNNNNNNNNNNNNNNNNNNNNNNNNNCCAGTTCCTGTTGGATGGCTTCCAGGGGGTTCATGCGGAGATCCATATACAAGGGTCGGAGCCCCGcttcctccttcacctcctcTACCGCTCTATTTTCCTCcaccatttctatttcttcccctaCTTGCTTCTCTATCTCCATCTTCTGCTCCATCACCTCCACTCCTTCTTTCTCCACTATCTCCTCTTGCTTCATGCCTTCCTTCTCCACCACCTCATCCACTGCTACCGAGAAAATGGTGCACGTTTCAGTCTCCACTTCACTGGCCTTCACCTCTTCCAACACCTCATACCCCGACATCGCTGCACCACAGGTCCCTGAGGGCTTCTCCCCACCTGGGCCGCGCGGCTCTCCACGCTGACAGCCATTTTTCAAGCTGTTGTCGGACCCGGCTTCCAGGCCTTCAGTAAGAGGCGGAGCCTCCGCCCGCCCGGCTTCGTTCGCTAGGAAACCTCGATCTCCACGGCCTCCGATCTGGGGAGTTTGGCCACAGCCCGCGGGTGCGTGGAAGGCTGCCCGCTCCTCTGGAAGCTGAGGCGGTGGGAGCGCGACGGTCTGCAAGCTCCCCTCACTCGCCTCCGCCATCACCGGTgacgcctcagtttcctcacggAGTTTCAGGCACCGGTGTGGGCCGGCGTCTCCTGGGGTATGGTCAAGAGTCGTAAGACTGCGGCTTTCGGGAAAAGGAGGCGTCTCAGGCCCATCCTGGCCCCTCATGTTGGCCGCAGCCTGACCAACGGCAGATTAACGGCTGTTTTCCTCACAGAAAATGCCCCCTCACAAGCCGGCGGCTCGCTCCACCCACCCTGGAGTCCCGCGAGAGTCTCCGCCAGGTTGACGTCAGGGCCGTGGATCTCGACCCAACTCGAGAACTGGCTGCTTGCTCCGCCCTCGCTTGCGGTCCCAGCTTAGttagctttagttttctttgtttgggTTTAGTGCGGTGAAGGGATAATGTGTCTTATGTACATAAATGTATTTCGGACTCAGAAACTTAAAGCAGTGAGGGGACTTCCAGCGATGCATCTGGAAACTGCCTCCAGCATCTAAGCTCGGGTAATTGTAGCTATGACAACGCTACACTACCTGGGTCTGCATGTTATTTTTTAGACAGGAAGGTAAATCTCTTCCCTGTTACCCCATAGtggcaggaaagaaaaatctttatttttaaactgagatgAATAgcaatttgtttctcttttcttcagtaGAAATGGCATGAAAGTATCAACTCCAACCTCTAACATTAGTGGGAGAAAAATTACTCAGCGTTTTACCACCAAAGTGATGCATAGTATTCCTTGCTGGTTCTAAATTTATAATATGCATCAGAGAAGAGTCTGTGCTACATAACGTCAGCAGAAATTAAGCCAGGGTCAATTCGCTGACTCTTGCTCTATGGCCCCTCCCTGCAGGAAATTAGAAACGCTATTTTAAGCCCCATAAACTATTAATCTATTAACTGATTTAGTTCTGCAGAGAGGTTGGAAAGTTTGGCCCTAATGAAGTATGTATTCATGGCAGTCAGTTCATAAAGTTCATGTTAGAGGGATGTCAGGGTGTctggtttttaatttgttgaCTTGAGAGGAAA from Suricata suricatta isolate VVHF042 chromosome 7, meerkat_22Aug2017_6uvM2_HiC, whole genome shotgun sequence carries:
- the LOC115295314 gene encoding testis-specific Y-encoded-like protein 1 produces the protein MRGQDGPETPPFPESRSLTTLDHTPGDAGPHRCLKLREETEASPVMAEASEGSLQTVALPPPQLPEERAAFHAPAGCGQTPQIGGRGDRGFLANEAGRAEAPPLTEGLEAGSDNSLKNGCQRGEPRGPGGEKPSGTCGAAMSGYEVLEEVKASEVETETCTIFSVAVDEVVEKEGMKQEEIVEKEGVEVMEQKMEIEKQVGEEIEMVEENRAVEEVKEEAGLRPLYMDLRMNPLEAIQQEL